Proteins encoded in a region of the Coregonus clupeaformis isolate EN_2021a chromosome 9, ASM2061545v1, whole genome shotgun sequence genome:
- the nxnl2 gene encoding nucleoredoxin-like protein 2 translates to MVEVFVGKTLLNKEGDLIDPEETLRNKVVGIYFSAGWCPPCRDFTPILCDFYTELVEESEPPAQFEIVFISSDKSSDDMVEYYHDMHGDWLALPWTDQYKHDLKKRYNITAVPKLVIVKENGDVITDKGRKQIRDQGLACFRSWLEVAEVFQNFKAS, encoded by the exons ATGGTGGAGGTATTTGTTGGGAAAACTCTGCTCAACAAAGAAGGGGATCTTATTGATCCAGAAGAAACTCTCAGGAATAAAGTAGTAGGAATATATTTTTCTGCCGGCTGGTGCCCGCCTTGTCGAGATTTCACCCCTATTCTATGCGATTTTTACACGGAACTTGTCGAGGAGAGCGAGCCACCTGCACAGTTCGAAATAGTTTTCATATCTTCTGACAAGTCAAGTGATGATATGGTGGAATATTATCATGACATGCACGGGGACTGGCTGGCCCTGCCTTGGACGGATCAATACAAACA TGATCTAAAGAAGAGGTACAATATCACAGCAGTCCCCAAGCTGGTTATAGTGAAGGAGAATGGAGACGTGATCACAGACAAAGGCAGGAAACAGATCCGGGACCAGGGCCTGGCCTGCTTCAGGAGCTGGCTCGAGGTGGCCGAAGTCTTCCAGAACTTTAAAGCTTCCTAG